The Fimbriimonas ginsengisoli Gsoil 348 genome window below encodes:
- a CDS encoding diguanylate cyclase domain-containing protein, translating into MVSLPADALPPVLVVEDDPVTAILLRRHLEAQGYAVDEATDGILALEMHRKKPYRIVVSDWMMPSMDGVSLCREFRSLGGSYVYFVLCSARTDRSDRTEAFEAGVDDFLTKPIDRGELASRLIVARRILSSEDVLRRQRKQLEETARRLAEGNVELRALSRKYAGLFDGLPVACFTFDSEGLVREWNREAEVAFGIRADVAAGAPVWNVLGGADEDAWSEERARLLMLGSGGDALDWSLRSSDGQEKNFAANIICVRDDAGRPIGVVCANVDITARKRAEAQIADFARQVNAQKVELEAMNHQLNHLVITDELTGLANRRHFREMLISIIAGHKEVPISLLLLDLDHFKRVNDARGHLAGDQVLRQFAQVLRRNANEGELLVRYGGEEFAVLIVGADQESAELAGERYRRSVEKEDLAGLGVTTSVGVATAFASETSIDDLVGRADAALYTAKESGRNRVCTADPAFAARFY; encoded by the coding sequence ATGGTTTCATTGCCTGCCGACGCGCTACCCCCTGTTCTGGTGGTAGAGGATGATCCTGTAACCGCAATTCTATTGCGAAGGCATCTGGAGGCGCAGGGGTACGCCGTAGACGAGGCGACCGACGGAATCCTCGCCTTGGAGATGCACCGGAAGAAGCCTTACCGCATCGTGGTTTCCGACTGGATGATGCCGAGCATGGACGGCGTCTCGTTGTGTCGAGAATTTCGCAGCCTTGGGGGCTCGTACGTTTATTTCGTCTTGTGCTCGGCTCGTACGGACCGGTCGGATCGGACAGAGGCGTTCGAGGCGGGAGTGGACGACTTTCTCACCAAGCCAATCGACCGGGGAGAACTCGCGTCGCGGCTGATCGTCGCGCGAAGGATCCTCTCTTCGGAAGACGTTCTTCGACGCCAACGCAAGCAGCTTGAAGAAACGGCTCGCCGGTTGGCAGAAGGAAACGTGGAGCTTCGGGCTCTTTCAAGAAAGTATGCGGGGCTATTCGACGGATTGCCGGTCGCGTGTTTTACCTTCGATTCCGAAGGGCTCGTCCGGGAGTGGAATCGGGAGGCGGAAGTGGCTTTTGGCATTCGGGCGGACGTTGCCGCGGGCGCGCCGGTTTGGAATGTTCTGGGAGGAGCGGACGAAGACGCTTGGTCGGAGGAGCGAGCGCGGCTTCTTATGCTCGGCTCGGGAGGAGACGCCCTCGACTGGTCGCTACGTAGCTCGGATGGTCAGGAAAAGAACTTTGCGGCGAATATCATTTGCGTCCGAGACGACGCGGGCCGGCCGATCGGAGTGGTCTGCGCAAATGTCGATATTACGGCGCGGAAGCGGGCGGAGGCGCAAATCGCCGATTTTGCCCGCCAAGTAAATGCGCAGAAGGTGGAGTTGGAGGCGATGAATCACCAACTCAACCATTTGGTTATCACAGACGAACTCACGGGCCTCGCCAACCGGCGGCACTTCCGCGAGATGCTGATCAGCATCATCGCCGGGCATAAGGAGGTTCCGATCTCGCTGCTGCTGCTCGACTTGGACCATTTTAAGCGGGTCAACGATGCGCGAGGGCACCTCGCGGGTGACCAGGTGCTTCGACAATTCGCGCAGGTTTTGCGCCGCAATGCGAACGAGGGTGAACTGCTGGTTCGATACGGCGGGGAAGAGTTCGCGGTTCTCATCGTTGGCGCCGACCAAGAGTCGGCCGAGCTGGCGGGGGAGCGATATCGAAGGTCGGTGGAAAAGGAAGATTTGGCCGGTCTGGGAGTGACCACCAGCGTTGGGGTCGCAACCGCTTTCGCCTCGGAGACGAGTATCGACGACCTTGTGGGGCGAGCTGACGCGGCACTCTATACCGCCAAAGAGTCGGGCCGAAACCGAGTTTGCACGGCCGATCCGGCATTCGCTGCGCGATTCTATTGA
- a CDS encoding aldo/keto reductase has translation MDFTTLGRTGLRVSRLGLGAGGHSRLGLSYGRSEVDAEAVVRAALDLGVNFFDTAEGYRTEEVVGRGLRDVPRHQIVISTKAGVGWQERRSTPDEYRNRIDACLERLQTDYIDIFHIHGARVEDYDYARDALVPVLKDSQRQGKIRFVGVTEAFGPDPTHEMLKLAVRDDCWDVVMVGFNILNQSAREIALKPYLERSVGMLCMFAVRRALSHPAALSDLMSKLAAEGLIDPKSFNPEDPLGFLVKEGGASSVTEAAYRFCRWEPGLDVILTGTGSIDHLRENARAINLPPLPTEIVDRLRAMFRGIDSVSGN, from the coding sequence ATGGACTTCACCACGCTCGGCCGAACCGGCTTACGAGTCTCCCGGCTCGGTTTGGGAGCCGGTGGCCATAGCCGCCTCGGACTCTCTTACGGCCGCAGCGAGGTGGATGCCGAAGCCGTCGTTCGAGCCGCTCTCGACTTGGGAGTCAACTTCTTCGACACCGCCGAAGGATATCGGACCGAGGAAGTCGTCGGACGGGGGCTAAGGGACGTGCCCCGCCACCAGATCGTAATCTCCACCAAAGCCGGCGTTGGCTGGCAGGAGCGGCGATCGACGCCGGACGAATACCGTAATCGAATCGACGCCTGCCTCGAGAGACTGCAAACCGACTATATCGATATCTTTCACATTCACGGCGCCCGAGTCGAGGATTACGACTACGCCCGAGACGCCCTCGTACCGGTCCTCAAAGACTCTCAACGCCAAGGCAAGATCCGCTTCGTCGGGGTCACTGAGGCGTTTGGCCCGGATCCAACCCATGAGATGCTCAAACTGGCCGTGCGCGACGACTGCTGGGACGTGGTCATGGTCGGGTTCAACATTCTCAATCAATCGGCCCGTGAAATCGCCTTGAAGCCGTATTTGGAACGGAGCGTTGGTATGTTATGCATGTTCGCCGTTCGGCGCGCCCTAAGCCATCCGGCAGCGCTTAGCGACCTAATGTCAAAGCTCGCCGCCGAAGGACTCATCGATCCGAAGAGCTTCAACCCCGAAGACCCGCTCGGCTTCTTAGTGAAAGAAGGTGGCGCCTCCAGCGTCACCGAAGCTGCTTACCGGTTCTGTCGCTGGGAACCCGGCCTCGACGTGATCTTGACCGGCACCGGAAGCATCGACCATTTACGGGAGAATGCGCGCGCAATCAACCTCCCACCCCTGCCAACCGAGATCGTCGACCGGCTACGGGCCATGTTTCGTGGAATCGACTCTGTTTCGGGCAACTAA
- a CDS encoding DUF5655 domain-containing protein, which translates to MMIPSLFEGRPKASEIYGSLVPVLNALGAHSVEEKKSSLHVVAGRAAFLGVHPRKDGLRLNLVLARQLAGPRVAKAEQVSAKRYHNEVDIKDVGEIDEELRAWISEAYSRVTSG; encoded by the coding sequence ATGATGATTCCCAGTCTCTTCGAGGGGCGCCCCAAGGCTTCCGAGATTTACGGGAGTCTCGTTCCGGTCTTGAATGCCTTGGGAGCCCACTCGGTCGAAGAGAAGAAGAGCTCCTTGCACGTTGTGGCCGGACGAGCCGCTTTCCTCGGAGTCCATCCGCGAAAGGACGGACTTCGGTTGAACCTCGTCCTCGCGCGCCAACTCGCGGGACCGCGGGTAGCGAAAGCGGAGCAGGTTTCCGCGAAGCGCTACCACAACGAAGTCGATATCAAAGACGTCGGAGAGATCGACGAGGAGCTTCGCGCTTGGATCTCTGAAGCCTACTCCCGGGTTACAAGCGGCTGA
- a CDS encoding M56 family metallopeptidase, which yields MTRDLFVALVLQSSLLFLMVWAIFQLAPAIPANAKAWIWRLAFLKPIVSLLPFAAITLHLLPAGIPEVILAKAPVVESMPLISGPPIPITQKAENLTFDPLSLLWLLGAAGMLGAGIVGRLRAGHIVLHARPVTDAYLLDLLQEFGGASGTADQLALVCSRSIQSPMVVGGRKATIVLPASTLESGSPSDAKLMLLHELAHVRRRDLSWLGLIWLVQSLFFFNPIVWLAARCARQDHESATDRHTAQWSGVPIQTYADMLLRASVVARPSLVPGALPMSESYRTIRRRLNAMKHFDSKPSLARKSAIGALALVTLCALPMYNLAEASSPQQGPPLEVRGRVEAGDAGRPDVISAEFQSYDARTALQMLCEYSHKSYSIDPVLKGTVTVDLRNVTFETALQMLLRQIDGTFRNKKGVYVMTYQGPSVTAPPFSGPTFSGHVAPSKPVTFKCDRMDLRAALRMLFQLRPTNYTIDPAVQGVVTVSVREVTLDVALTTLLKNSNATYRLDKGVYLVVPRSTPKKK from the coding sequence ATGACACGTGACCTGTTTGTTGCCTTGGTGCTTCAAAGCAGCCTCCTCTTCCTCATGGTGTGGGCGATCTTTCAACTGGCTCCGGCCATTCCCGCCAACGCAAAGGCATGGATCTGGCGATTGGCTTTCCTTAAGCCGATCGTGAGCTTGCTTCCCTTCGCCGCGATCACCCTCCACCTATTGCCGGCAGGAATACCGGAAGTCATCCTTGCGAAAGCTCCGGTGGTCGAAAGCATGCCGTTGATCAGCGGCCCACCCATTCCCATCACTCAAAAGGCGGAGAACCTAACTTTCGATCCGCTCTCTCTCCTCTGGCTCCTGGGAGCCGCCGGCATGTTGGGCGCGGGCATTGTGGGCCGGCTCCGCGCCGGCCATATCGTCCTCCATGCGAGACCCGTGACGGACGCATATCTGCTTGACTTGCTCCAAGAGTTCGGAGGCGCCTCCGGAACCGCCGACCAACTGGCGCTTGTCTGCAGCCGCTCGATTCAGAGCCCAATGGTCGTCGGTGGTCGCAAGGCTACGATCGTGCTGCCTGCCTCGACCCTTGAAAGCGGCTCTCCTTCCGACGCAAAGCTCATGCTGCTGCACGAGCTGGCCCACGTTCGTCGGCGGGATCTCAGTTGGCTCGGTCTCATTTGGCTGGTCCAGTCACTATTCTTTTTCAACCCCATCGTTTGGCTCGCGGCTCGATGCGCGAGGCAGGACCACGAATCTGCTACGGATCGGCACACGGCCCAATGGTCCGGCGTGCCGATCCAAACCTACGCCGACATGTTATTGCGCGCTTCGGTGGTGGCGCGCCCGTCGCTCGTTCCCGGAGCCCTTCCGATGTCCGAGTCGTACCGAACGATCCGCCGAAGATTGAATGCCATGAAACACTTCGACTCGAAACCCTCCCTCGCCCGGAAATCGGCAATTGGCGCACTCGCCCTTGTGACCCTGTGCGCCCTCCCCATGTACAACCTCGCGGAAGCTTCTTCTCCTCAACAGGGTCCTCCTTTGGAAGTCCGCGGGCGAGTTGAAGCAGGGGACGCGGGCCGCCCCGATGTGATCTCTGCCGAGTTCCAATCGTACGACGCCCGTACTGCTCTCCAAATGCTTTGTGAGTACTCGCACAAGAGCTACAGCATAGATCCGGTCTTAAAAGGAACGGTAACGGTCGACCTGAGAAACGTGACGTTCGAAACCGCCTTGCAAATGCTTCTCCGACAGATCGACGGAACGTTTAGAAATAAGAAGGGCGTGTACGTAATGACCTACCAAGGCCCTTCGGTCACGGCTCCTCCCTTCTCCGGCCCAACCTTCTCCGGCCATGTCGCGCCCTCGAAACCGGTGACCTTCAAGTGCGACCGCATGGATTTGCGCGCCGCTCTACGCATGCTGTTCCAGCTAAGGCCAACGAACTACACGATCGACCCCGCGGTTCAAGGCGTCGTGACGGTCTCTGTTCGGGAGGTGACCCTAGACGTTGCCCTGACGACCCTTCTCAAGAACAGCAATGCGACCTACCGGCTCGACAAAGGGGTCTACCTGGTCGTTCCAAGATCTACCCCCAAAAAGAAGTAA
- a CDS encoding BlaI/MecI/CopY family transcriptional regulator — MKKKPSIGRSESDVLRFIAESGGASVTEVGDYLAATKGQTRNTALNMMERLRQKGFVARKKVDGVYHYFPSQEKERLLQSFVEDFVDGVLGGSVAPLVAYLGSRTEVDERQFEELRKLVQALEKTRDDT; from the coding sequence ATGAAGAAGAAACCGAGCATTGGCAGGTCGGAAAGCGACGTTCTGAGATTCATCGCCGAAAGCGGTGGAGCATCCGTCACCGAGGTTGGCGACTACCTCGCTGCGACGAAGGGGCAGACCCGGAATACCGCCCTCAACATGATGGAGCGACTACGTCAGAAGGGATTTGTCGCGCGGAAAAAGGTGGACGGCGTCTACCACTATTTCCCTTCGCAGGAGAAAGAACGGCTCCTCCAATCGTTCGTAGAGGACTTCGTGGATGGCGTGCTGGGGGGCTCGGTTGCCCCGCTGGTGGCCTACCTGGGCAGTCGCACCGAGGTCGACGAACGGCAATTCGAAGAGCTCCGAAAACTGGTTCAAGCCTTGGAGAAAACACGCGATGACACGTGA
- a CDS encoding FdhF/YdeP family oxidoreductase — MRKVKSGGGWQAVRYGLRKAQELGPLRFYRALSSRNACKTCALGMGGQLGGMRNEAGRFPEVCKKSFQAMAADMQGRIEPRFFETYSIDQLKGLSSRELEMCGRIVDPLIAGPGDTHYRVATWDEALDLIGGRLKDAPPERSFFYCSGRSSNEAGFLLNLLARAYGTNHISNCSYYCHQASGVGLTDSLGTGTSTVALEDVEHCDMLFLIGGNPASNHPRLMTLLMKLRSRGGKVIVVNPVKETGLVNFKVPSNVVSMLFGTEIASGYLQPTIGGDIALFAGMAKRLIERDAVSKEYISEHTLRYEEVRQYVASLTWEEVEAASGLSRAQVQDVADQYAKSKRAIFSWTMGITHHEHGVENVQWIVNLALLRGMIGKDGAGVMPIRGHSNVQGLGSVGVSPILKKAALERLETIGLKSPDFSGHDTLAAMEAGERGEMDFGLCLGGNLYGANPDSNFAAKSLGQLEVLVYMNTTLNTGHAHGLGKTTVILPVLARDEEPQSTTQESMFNYVRLSDGGPARHEGPRSEVAVLADIAFRALGEGGPLDWSKLHDHDEIRKLIARLVPGFEELESIGETKREFHIPGRILHEPKFPTPSGRALFRAHPIPKNAPLGERQLRLMTVRSEGQFNSVVYEEQDIYRGQERRDVILMNARDIERLDLHADQPVTVRNEVGTMRNIVVRPFDIAEGCALMYYPEANVLVPRKTDPRSRTPAFKAAVVTVEPSTFGTMFELIRPGTLTSHQASSRDRMKSC; from the coding sequence ATGAGAAAGGTTAAGAGCGGCGGGGGTTGGCAGGCGGTGCGGTATGGGCTGCGGAAGGCTCAGGAACTGGGGCCTCTGCGATTCTATCGGGCGTTAAGCTCGCGGAACGCTTGCAAAACCTGCGCGCTCGGCATGGGCGGGCAGCTTGGTGGGATGCGAAACGAAGCCGGACGCTTTCCCGAGGTCTGCAAGAAGTCGTTCCAGGCGATGGCGGCGGACATGCAGGGCCGCATCGAGCCGCGCTTTTTTGAGACCTACTCTATCGATCAGCTCAAGGGGCTTTCTTCCCGGGAGTTGGAAATGTGCGGACGGATCGTCGATCCGCTCATCGCCGGCCCGGGCGATACTCACTACCGGGTGGCGACCTGGGACGAGGCTCTCGACCTGATCGGAGGCAGACTCAAGGACGCGCCGCCGGAGCGGAGCTTCTTCTATTGCAGCGGGCGCAGCTCCAACGAAGCGGGCTTCCTGCTGAATCTGCTGGCTCGCGCCTACGGTACGAACCATATCAGCAACTGCTCGTACTACTGCCACCAAGCGAGCGGTGTCGGGCTCACCGATTCATTAGGCACCGGAACGAGCACCGTTGCTTTAGAGGACGTCGAGCACTGCGACATGCTGTTCCTCATCGGTGGCAATCCGGCATCGAACCACCCGAGACTGATGACGCTTCTGATGAAGCTGAGAAGCCGGGGCGGCAAGGTCATCGTCGTCAATCCGGTCAAGGAGACGGGGCTCGTCAACTTCAAAGTACCGTCCAACGTCGTCAGCATGTTGTTCGGAACGGAGATCGCCTCGGGGTACTTGCAGCCGACGATCGGCGGCGACATCGCGCTATTCGCCGGGATGGCTAAGCGGCTTATCGAGCGCGACGCGGTATCCAAGGAGTACATCTCCGAACACACCTTGCGCTACGAAGAGGTGCGGCAATACGTCGCCTCGCTCACGTGGGAGGAGGTAGAGGCGGCAAGCGGCCTCAGCCGCGCGCAGGTTCAAGACGTTGCCGATCAGTATGCGAAGTCCAAACGGGCGATCTTCAGTTGGACGATGGGGATCACTCACCACGAGCACGGGGTCGAAAATGTCCAGTGGATCGTCAACCTCGCCCTCTTGCGTGGGATGATCGGCAAGGACGGAGCCGGAGTTATGCCGATACGCGGCCATAGCAACGTTCAGGGTCTCGGCTCGGTCGGAGTCAGCCCCATTCTGAAGAAGGCGGCGTTGGAGCGACTGGAGACGATCGGTCTTAAGTCGCCGGATTTCAGCGGCCACGATACGCTCGCGGCCATGGAAGCGGGTGAGCGAGGCGAAATGGACTTCGGCCTGTGCCTAGGCGGCAATCTCTACGGCGCTAATCCCGACTCCAACTTCGCGGCGAAATCGCTGGGTCAGCTCGAAGTGTTGGTCTACATGAACACGACCCTTAACACGGGCCACGCGCACGGGTTAGGGAAGACGACCGTCATCCTTCCGGTGTTGGCGCGCGACGAAGAGCCGCAGAGCACGACCCAGGAGTCGATGTTCAACTACGTGCGATTAAGCGACGGAGGCCCGGCGCGGCATGAGGGGCCAAGGAGCGAAGTTGCCGTTCTGGCCGATATCGCCTTCCGAGCGCTCGGCGAGGGCGGTCCGCTGGACTGGTCGAAGCTCCATGACCACGACGAGATCCGGAAGCTCATTGCCCGCTTGGTCCCGGGATTTGAGGAGCTCGAGTCGATCGGCGAGACGAAGCGCGAATTTCACATCCCCGGCCGCATTTTGCACGAGCCGAAGTTCCCGACCCCGAGCGGTCGGGCACTGTTCCGGGCTCATCCAATCCCGAAGAATGCTCCGCTAGGAGAGCGGCAGCTTCGGCTGATGACGGTGCGCTCCGAAGGGCAGTTCAACTCGGTGGTGTACGAGGAACAGGACATCTATCGGGGTCAGGAGCGGCGCGACGTGATCCTGATGAACGCGCGAGATATCGAGCGGTTAGACCTCCATGCCGATCAACCGGTGACGGTGCGGAACGAGGTCGGCACGATGCGAAACATCGTGGTCCGACCGTTCGATATCGCGGAGGGCTGCGCGCTGATGTACTACCCAGAGGCGAATGTCTTGGTCCCGCGCAAGACGGATCCCCGGTCCCGAACCCCTGCGTTCAAGGCGGCGGTGGTCACGGTCGAGCCGAGCACGTTCGGGACGATGTTCGAGCTGATCCGACCCGGCACGTTGACGTCGCACCAAGCTTCGTCGCGGGATCGGATGAAGTCTTGCTAG